In Actinomyces weissii, a genomic segment contains:
- a CDS encoding S1C family serine protease produces MSIYDEITGGPDPDGETPRTSSSWTDPRTYRPGPVSASAPEAPAPPVAPRVRPTSHRAPGPERSFYPYAQEPPRAETNSGSTLSGSTYTSAPSTPAGYSFERSTPSPGPAAPAPGGSALSGSTYTSAPSTPAGYNFERSTPSPAPTAPASGGSALSGSTYTSAPSTPAGYSFERSTPSPAPTAPAPGSFAAAVYEPMEAAPSRTAYRRRGPGWGALVSATVVTALLASGGTVVATRYLDRPASSAPAVSALPSPMQGGTTQTVDSTTQAADWQAVSAAVGNAVVAIAVALNDGTSQGSGVIYDASGHIITNNHVVQGAKQIQVTLADGRIYEARLTGTDPATDLAVIELVNPPKDLVVATVGDSESLAIGQGVMAIGNPLGLSSTVTTGIISALNRPVITTQEEDSEGQGGQQDPGGLGDLLGGLVGGEGRSTSQVVTNAIQVDAAINPGNSGGPLFDEHGLVIGINSSIATASKSSNGSIGIGFAIPAKLAKKVADQIIATGKATHAYLGVTLKDAAASADGVTRVGAEVQTVEPGSPAEKAGLRPQDVLIAIDGKPTSQSVALTGFVRQYSSGDQATLTVIRGGKREEVQVNLAERADS; encoded by the coding sequence ATGAGCATCTACGACGAGATCACTGGCGGACCGGACCCCGACGGCGAGACTCCTCGCACCAGCAGCTCCTGGACCGACCCGCGCACCTACCGTCCGGGACCCGTATCCGCTTCCGCTCCCGAGGCCCCCGCGCCCCCGGTCGCTCCCCGTGTCCGCCCCACCTCCCACCGGGCTCCCGGTCCGGAGCGCTCTTTCTACCCCTATGCGCAGGAGCCTCCCCGCGCGGAGACGAACAGCGGCTCCACGCTCTCCGGCAGCACCTACACCAGCGCGCCCAGTACGCCCGCGGGCTACAGCTTTGAGCGCAGCACCCCGTCCCCCGGCCCCGCCGCCCCGGCCCCCGGTGGTTCTGCACTCTCCGGCAGCACCTACACCAGCGCGCCCAGCACGCCCGCGGGCTACAACTTTGAGCGCAGCACCCCGTCCCCCGCCCCCACCGCCCCGGCCTCCGGTGGTTCTGCACTCTCCGGCAGCACCTACACCAGCGCGCCCAGCACGCCCGCGGGCTACAGCTTTGAGCGCAGCACCCCGTCCCCCGCCCCCACCGCCCCGGCCCCCGGCTCCTTCGCCGCGGCCGTATACGAGCCCATGGAGGCGGCTCCCTCCCGTACTGCCTACCGTCGGCGGGGCCCGGGCTGGGGCGCCCTGGTGAGTGCCACCGTGGTGACGGCGCTGCTCGCCTCCGGAGGCACCGTCGTCGCCACCCGCTACCTGGACAGGCCCGCCAGCAGTGCCCCTGCCGTGTCAGCCCTGCCCAGCCCGATGCAGGGCGGCACCACCCAGACCGTGGACAGCACCACCCAGGCGGCTGACTGGCAGGCCGTGTCCGCGGCGGTGGGCAACGCCGTCGTAGCCATCGCGGTGGCCCTCAACGACGGCACCTCCCAGGGCTCCGGCGTCATCTACGACGCCAGCGGCCACATCATCACCAACAACCACGTGGTGCAGGGAGCCAAGCAGATCCAGGTGACCCTGGCCGACGGGCGGATCTACGAGGCCAGGCTCACCGGCACCGACCCGGCCACCGACCTGGCGGTCATCGAGCTGGTCAACCCGCCCAAGGACCTGGTGGTGGCTACCGTCGGTGACTCCGAGTCCCTGGCGATCGGCCAGGGCGTCATGGCGATCGGCAACCCGCTGGGACTGTCCTCCACCGTCACCACCGGCATCATCTCCGCGCTCAACCGGCCAGTCATCACCACCCAGGAGGAGGACTCCGAGGGACAGGGCGGCCAGCAGGACCCCGGCGGCCTAGGCGATCTCCTCGGCGGCCTGGTGGGGGGCGAGGGCCGGTCCACCAGCCAGGTGGTGACCAACGCCATCCAGGTGGACGCCGCCATCAACCCGGGCAACTCCGGGGGCCCGCTCTTTGACGAGCACGGGCTGGTGATCGGCATCAACTCCTCGATCGCCACTGCCTCCAAGAGCTCCAACGGCTCCATCGGCATCGGTTTCGCGATCCCCGCGAAGCTCGCCAAGAAGGTAGCCGACCAGATCATCGCCACCGGCAAGGCCACCCACGCCTACCTGGGGGTCACTCTCAAGGACGCCGCCGCCTCCGCCGACGGTGTCACCCGCGTCGGTGCGGAGGTGCAGACGGTGGAACCCGGATCACCGGCGGAGAAAGCCGGCCTGCGCCCCCAGGACGTGCTGATCGCGATCGACGGCAAGCCCACCAGCCAGTCCGTGGCGCTCACCGGCTTCGTGCGCCAGTACTCCTCCGGCGACCAGGCCACCCTCACCGTGATCCGGGGCGGCAAGCGTGAGGAGGTCCAGGTGAACCTGGCGGAGCGGGCCGACTCCTGA
- the menD gene encoding 2-succinyl-5-enolpyruvyl-6-hydroxy-3-cyclohexene-1-carboxylate synthase, with the protein MSSPSSPASCASNASPEAAPSSPRPAADAVPAPAAPGPQAPQPPSSGAVPAPAAAPGPQAPQPPSSGAVPAPAAAPGPQAPQPPSVQAAQALVQGLVDQGVRHVVLAPGSRSAPLVPALLAAEAAGRLRLRVVLDERSAAFTALGMARAELQHNRRRAAAVVTTSGTAVANLHPAVAEADAAGIPLLVISADRPHELVGTGANQTTEQTRIFGDALRAHVDLPADLLQDLGPQAGSRALAGQVHRALAAACGTLSNDPGPAQVNIRFRPPLAPTPDAGGRAPASAVGAPAPVPAPDADGRVPASAVTGLAHSQQPAQALAASAATVPGPLMPSCPGPDVPPHPTPAPVPLVPSCPGLAASRHPAHPTPPDGAPRRGLVIAGDSVDATGTHARALAEHLGWPLLAEPSSGARAGANALTRYAELLNHASGAALAAQAEHLVVFGHPSLTRPVSALLARNDLPIDVVTSTARWTDVAGTASRVLPTALLSGHQPPTDAAQAGAAQVAAALGLGPAPADWLPSWQQAVAELPPLPEPPAASRLSADAVATAVWDAACADLTAPGDAPRPRLVLGSSMTIRRLDRLAVPPAGVAPHPLANRGLAGIDGTLATAVGVAVASGGPVRVLLGDLSFLHDAMSLNRGVLEQQVDLQVVVLDDAGGAIFSSLEYPAVTPAADFARCFTTPQATDIAALGRALGAVVHQPATTEELRELLSRPIEGLSLLYIRL; encoded by the coding sequence ATGAGCAGCCCGAGCAGCCCGGCCAGCTGTGCCAGCAACGCCAGCCCGGAAGCAGCCCCCAGCAGCCCCCGGCCAGCAGCCGACGCCGTGCCCGCCCCTGCTGCGCCTGGCCCGCAGGCTCCGCAGCCGCCGTCTTCTGGCGCCGTGCCCGCCCCCGCTGCCGCGCCTGGCCCGCAGGCTCCGCAGCCGCCGTCTTCTGGCGCCGTGCCCGCCCCCGCTGCTGCGCCTGGCCCGCAGGCTCCGCAGCCGCCGTCGGTCCAGGCCGCCCAGGCGCTCGTCCAGGGGCTCGTGGACCAGGGGGTGCGCCACGTCGTTCTTGCCCCTGGCTCCCGCTCCGCCCCCCTCGTACCAGCGCTCCTGGCCGCCGAGGCCGCCGGGCGCCTCCGCCTGCGTGTCGTGCTGGACGAGCGCAGCGCCGCCTTCACCGCCCTGGGCATGGCCCGCGCCGAGCTCCAGCACAACCGCCGCCGCGCCGCCGCCGTCGTCACCACCTCCGGCACCGCCGTCGCCAACCTCCACCCAGCCGTGGCCGAGGCCGACGCCGCCGGGATCCCCCTGCTCGTCATCAGCGCCGACCGGCCCCACGAGCTCGTGGGCACCGGCGCCAACCAGACCACCGAGCAGACCCGCATCTTCGGCGACGCCCTACGCGCCCACGTGGACCTGCCCGCCGACCTCCTCCAGGACCTCGGCCCCCAAGCAGGCAGCCGCGCCCTGGCCGGACAGGTACACCGTGCCCTCGCCGCCGCCTGCGGCACCCTCAGCAACGACCCCGGCCCCGCCCAGGTCAACATCCGCTTCCGCCCGCCCCTGGCCCCCACCCCCGACGCCGGTGGCCGTGCTCCCGCCTCCGCCGTGGGCGCGCCCGCCCCTGTTCCCGCCCCCGACGCCGACGGGCGCGTTCCCGCCTCCGCCGTGACTGGGCTAGCTCACAGTCAGCAGCCCGCACAGGCCCTGGCGGCTAGCGCTGCCACGGTTCCCGGACCGCTGATGCCGTCGTGCCCCGGCCCGGATGTCCCGCCCCATCCCACCCCCGCCCCCGTCCCGCTGGTGCCGTCGTGCCCCGGCCTGGCTGCCTCGCGTCACCCTGCCCATCCCACCCCGCCTGACGGCGCCCCCAGGCGCGGCCTCGTGATCGCCGGAGACAGCGTCGACGCCACCGGGACCCACGCCCGCGCCCTGGCCGAGCACCTGGGCTGGCCGCTCCTGGCTGAACCGAGCTCCGGGGCCCGCGCAGGCGCCAACGCCCTGACCCGCTACGCCGAGCTCCTCAACCATGCGTCCGGGGCCGCCCTGGCCGCGCAGGCCGAGCACCTGGTGGTCTTCGGCCACCCCAGCCTCACCCGCCCCGTCAGCGCTCTGCTCGCCCGCAACGACCTGCCCATCGACGTCGTCACCAGCACCGCCCGCTGGACCGACGTCGCCGGGACCGCCAGCCGCGTCCTGCCCACCGCCCTCCTGTCAGGCCACCAGCCGCCAACCGACGCCGCCCAGGCCGGGGCCGCCCAGGTCGCCGCCGCCCTGGGGCTGGGCCCCGCCCCCGCCGACTGGCTCCCCAGCTGGCAGCAGGCCGTCGCAGAGCTGCCCCCGCTGCCCGAACCGCCTGCCGCAAGCCGCCTGAGCGCCGACGCCGTCGCCACCGCCGTGTGGGACGCCGCCTGCGCCGACCTCACCGCCCCCGGCGACGCCCCCCGCCCCCGGCTGGTGCTGGGGTCCTCCATGACCATCCGCCGCCTGGACCGCCTGGCCGTGCCCCCGGCAGGGGTGGCGCCGCACCCCCTGGCCAACCGGGGTCTGGCCGGGATAGACGGCACCCTGGCCACCGCCGTCGGCGTCGCCGTGGCCAGTGGGGGGCCGGTGCGCGTGCTCCTGGGCGACCTCAGCTTCCTGCACGACGCCATGAGCCTGAACCGCGGCGTGCTGGAGCAGCAGGTAGACCTGCAGGTGGTGGTGCTGGACGACGCCGGGGGCGCTATCTTCTCCAGCCTGGAGTACCCGGCCGTCACGCCCGCGGCGGACTTCGCCCGCTGCTTCACCACCCCGCAGGCCACGGACATTGCCGCCCTGGGGCGGGCCCTGGGCGCCGTCGTCCACCAGCCCGCCACGACCGAGGAGCTGCGAGAGCTGCTATCCCGCCCGATCGAGGGGCTCAGCCTCCTGTACATCCGTCTCTAG
- a CDS encoding o-succinylbenzoate synthase: MTERKPGRHALLPPDSVTPGELDLEPLRAQDRLGLLTGIDRAVVYDIPLRTRFRGLLRRDGLLLHGPAGWGEAAPFWDYGAAASAPWLASALEQAQGRSMDGQPLPEPRRHAIQVNLTVPEIDAVAAHALVQQSGCTTVKVKVAGSQSALRDDLARLEAVRAALGTGGAIRIDVNGAWDLETARTCLPLMDQAAGGLEYVEQPCRATADLARLRRETDVPIAADESIRLAPDPLEVVRQEAADVAVLKTAPLGGVNAALRLAEQLGLPVVVSSALDTSVGLHAGLQLATALPRLDHACGLGTISLLRQDVAVPSLTAKDGVLPLRRLRVSRNLLPAVLADAEVTTRWQTRLGHILDALRTRLDKLDKAGR; this comes from the coding sequence ATGACTGAGAGGAAACCCGGAAGGCACGCCCTGCTGCCCCCAGACTCAGTCACCCCCGGAGAGCTGGACCTGGAGCCCCTGCGCGCCCAGGACCGGCTCGGCCTGCTCACCGGAATCGACCGCGCCGTCGTATACGACATCCCCCTGCGCACCCGCTTCCGCGGGCTGCTGCGCCGCGACGGGCTCCTCCTCCACGGTCCCGCAGGCTGGGGCGAGGCCGCCCCCTTCTGGGACTACGGCGCCGCCGCCTCCGCCCCCTGGCTCGCCTCCGCCCTGGAACAGGCCCAAGGACGCTCCATGGACGGCCAGCCCCTGCCCGAGCCCCGCCGTCACGCGATCCAGGTGAACCTCACCGTCCCCGAGATCGACGCCGTGGCCGCGCACGCCCTGGTGCAGCAGAGCGGCTGCACCACCGTGAAGGTCAAGGTCGCCGGCAGCCAGTCCGCCCTGCGGGACGACCTGGCCCGGCTGGAGGCCGTGCGCGCCGCCCTCGGAACAGGCGGCGCCATACGCATAGACGTCAACGGAGCCTGGGACCTGGAGACCGCCCGCACCTGCCTGCCCCTCATGGACCAGGCGGCCGGGGGCCTGGAGTACGTGGAGCAGCCCTGCCGTGCCACCGCGGACCTGGCCCGCCTGCGCCGCGAGACCGACGTACCCATCGCCGCCGACGAGTCCATCCGTCTCGCCCCCGACCCCCTGGAGGTGGTCCGCCAGGAGGCCGCCGACGTCGCCGTCCTCAAGACCGCCCCGCTAGGCGGGGTCAACGCCGCCCTGCGCCTGGCCGAACAGCTCGGGCTGCCCGTGGTCGTCTCCTCCGCCCTGGACACCAGCGTCGGGCTGCACGCGGGCCTGCAGCTGGCCACCGCCCTGCCCCGGCTCGACCACGCCTGCGGCCTGGGCACCATCAGCCTGCTGCGCCAGGACGTGGCCGTCCCCAGCCTCACCGCCAAGGACGGCGTCCTGCCCCTGCGCCGCCTACGGGTCTCCCGCAACCTGCTGCCCGCGGTCCTGGCGGACGCAGAAGTCACCACCCGCTGGCAGACCCGCCTGGGGCACATCCTCGACGCCCTGCGCACCCGCCTGGACAAGCTGGACAAGGCAGGCCGATGA
- a CDS encoding 1,4-dihydroxy-2-naphthoyl-CoA synthase, giving the protein MTAYPLPSRVSAIFDPTRWREVEGFPNRSPQPGGLTDVTYHRGCERDASGQWLRDLPVVRVALDRPELRNAFRPHTVDELYRVLDHARMSGDVGAVVLTGNGPSPKDGGWGFCSGGDQRIRGRDGYHYEGAPGQAPADLPQAEDHDAEVAARRSRIDAARAGRLHILEVQRLIRTMPKVVIAAVSGWAAGGGHSLNVVCDLSLASLEHARFKQTDANVGSFDAGYGSALLARQVGDKRAREIFFLARTYDAATAERWGVVNEAVPHAELEERALDWAATVISKSPQAIRMLKLAFNLADDGLAGQQVFAGEATRLAYMTDEAVEGRDAFLQRREPDWSPFPYYF; this is encoded by the coding sequence ATGACCGCCTACCCCCTGCCCAGCCGCGTCTCTGCAATCTTTGACCCGACCCGTTGGCGGGAGGTGGAGGGCTTCCCCAACCGCTCCCCGCAGCCTGGCGGACTGACTGACGTGACCTACCACCGGGGCTGTGAGCGGGACGCCTCCGGCCAGTGGCTGCGTGACCTGCCGGTGGTGCGGGTGGCCCTGGACCGCCCCGAGCTGCGCAACGCCTTCCGTCCGCACACGGTTGACGAGCTCTACCGGGTGCTGGACCACGCGCGCATGAGCGGGGACGTGGGCGCCGTCGTCCTGACCGGCAACGGCCCCTCCCCCAAGGACGGCGGCTGGGGCTTCTGCTCGGGCGGGGACCAGCGCATCCGGGGCCGCGACGGCTACCACTATGAGGGCGCTCCCGGCCAGGCCCCGGCGGACCTGCCGCAGGCGGAGGACCACGACGCCGAGGTCGCGGCCCGGCGTTCCCGGATCGACGCCGCCCGCGCGGGCAGGCTGCACATCCTGGAGGTGCAGCGGCTCATCCGCACCATGCCCAAGGTGGTTATCGCCGCGGTCAGTGGCTGGGCGGCGGGCGGCGGGCACTCCTTGAACGTGGTGTGCGACCTGTCGCTGGCCAGCCTGGAGCACGCTCGCTTCAAGCAGACTGACGCGAATGTGGGCAGCTTTGACGCGGGCTACGGCTCGGCCCTGCTGGCCCGCCAGGTGGGTGACAAGCGGGCGCGGGAGATCTTCTTCCTGGCCCGCACCTATGACGCCGCTACCGCTGAGCGCTGGGGGGTGGTCAACGAGGCGGTGCCGCACGCCGAGCTGGAGGAGCGAGCCCTGGATTGGGCGGCCACGGTAATCTCCAAGTCCCCCCAGGCGATCCGCATGCTCAAGCTGGCCTTCAACCTGGCTGACGACGGCCTGGCGGGACAGCAGGTCTTTGCCGGGGAGGCCACCCGCCTGGCCTACATGACTGACGAGGCGGTGGAGGGCAGGGACGCCTTCCTGCAGCGCCGCGAGCCGGACTGGTCACCTTTCCCCTACTACTTCTGA
- a CDS encoding anti-sigma factor: MSTEDKGYDVGQPALADGPLHLAGSGDDAELAAQLEADETLAALGASLRPVQPSPGLRVRLLEEVSQAVSQETVAQATAQEGVAPGTQPDLKVVPRLKVAARTEGRPQVDAQPETRQAAPSPSEPAGAQVVELASRRRWLGTALRVAASVALLATGVGIGRWSTLDAMAPTEHFAYLNQAQDVHRVTDTMPDGHVATLTWSPDMSMTALSLPDQMMADSAGSSLQVWLRKDGQTTSLGLYDPQQGNGFTFLDLMPQEGEQVLITLEPEGGSTQPTGEVLVTFDVNADGTTTRQPQEQPTADSQA, from the coding sequence ATGAGCACCGAGGACAAGGGCTACGACGTGGGACAGCCTGCGTTGGCAGACGGCCCGCTGCACCTGGCTGGAAGCGGTGACGACGCCGAGCTGGCCGCCCAGCTGGAGGCCGACGAGACGCTGGCGGCCCTGGGAGCCTCCTTGCGCCCGGTACAGCCGTCGCCGGGGCTGCGTGTGCGGCTGCTGGAGGAGGTTTCCCAGGCTGTGTCACAGGAGACAGTGGCCCAGGCGACGGCGCAGGAAGGGGTCGCCCCAGGTACGCAGCCTGACCTGAAGGTCGTGCCCAGGTTGAAGGTGGCCGCCCGGACTGAGGGCAGGCCGCAGGTGGACGCCCAGCCTGAGACCAGGCAGGCTGCGCCGTCGCCGTCGGAGCCTGCCGGAGCGCAGGTGGTGGAGCTGGCCTCCAGACGCCGCTGGCTGGGGACGGCGCTGCGGGTGGCGGCGAGCGTGGCCTTGCTGGCCACCGGCGTAGGCATCGGGCGCTGGAGCACCCTGGACGCGATGGCCCCAACCGAGCACTTCGCGTACCTGAACCAGGCGCAGGACGTCCACCGCGTTACCGACACCATGCCGGACGGGCACGTCGCCACGCTCACCTGGTCCCCGGACATGAGCATGACGGCACTCAGCCTGCCCGACCAGATGATGGCTGACTCCGCCGGGTCCAGCCTGCAGGTGTGGCTGCGCAAGGACGGGCAGACCACCTCCCTGGGCCTGTACGACCCGCAGCAGGGTAACGGCTTCACCTTCCTGGACCTCATGCCGCAGGAGGGGGAGCAGGTACTCATCACCCTGGAGCCCGAGGGCGGCTCCACCCAGCCCACCGGGGAGGTCCTGGTGACCTTTGACGTGAACGCCGACGGCACCACCACCCGGCAGCCCCAGGAGCAGCCCACCGCAGACAGCCAGGCATGA
- a CDS encoding sigma-70 family RNA polymerase sigma factor gives MARVVDRDQQAFAELYDRWAARLLALAVQVLVDQAQSEEVLQEVFLELWRRADSYDPARGSVRAWLVTLTRRRAIDRVRSSQAARERDLRWQPSLPDTDLTVQQVEDNLEGEVVRQALRAVGEPHRSTLVLAYFTELTHRQIAERTGVPLGTVKTRIRDGIAKLRAHMGVEL, from the coding sequence ATGGCGCGGGTCGTGGACCGGGACCAGCAGGCCTTCGCCGAGCTCTACGACCGCTGGGCGGCCCGGCTCCTGGCCCTGGCGGTCCAGGTGCTGGTGGACCAGGCCCAGAGCGAGGAGGTGCTGCAGGAGGTCTTCCTGGAGCTCTGGCGGCGGGCGGACTCCTACGACCCGGCGCGCGGCTCGGTGCGGGCCTGGCTGGTGACCCTCACCCGCCGTCGTGCCATCGACCGGGTACGTTCCAGCCAGGCCGCGCGGGAGCGTGACCTGCGCTGGCAGCCCTCGCTACCGGACACGGACCTGACCGTGCAGCAGGTGGAGGACAACCTGGAGGGAGAGGTGGTGCGCCAGGCCCTGCGGGCCGTGGGGGAACCGCACCGCTCCACCCTGGTACTGGCATATTTCACAGAACTCACACACAGGCAGATCGCTGAACGCACCGGCGTGCCCCTGGGCACGGTCAAGACCCGCATCCGGGACGGTATCGCGAAGCTACGCGCGCACATGGGAGTGGAGCTATGA
- a CDS encoding cytochrome c biogenesis protein CcdA — MTSLVLIGLLGGLITAISPCILPVLPVILVSGGVTEPEREEPAKAASASGSVGNGLGFKDATGLISLSGSGRDTVTTSSAPAGRVRSSRPYLVVSGLVVSFTFFTLLGSTILSLLHLPQDFIRWAGIVLLALIGVAMIFPALMHVLERPFERFGRVGGGGPSNGFLLGLVLGAAYVPCAGPVLAAVAVAGSTGKIGLDTVVLAVSFGLGTAIPLLGFALAGREVASRVAAFRTRQRAVRVTAGVLMVALAGALVLDLPAALQRALPDYTKEAQASTDRLLHSSAVCQDGAEELGECGDLPDIVEPIAWLNTPDGTPLPNANQTGKVTLIDFYAYSCINCQRSVPGIQKLHETYKDSGLQVIGIHSPEYAFEKEVDNVKAGSDKLGITYPVAVDSNLTTWESFDNHYWPAHYLADSKGQLRQLHFGEGGEATLERLIRTLLREADPSTSLPEPVFTSDDPTVLGDRSPETYLGSDRVTRVAGAPIIPGSRDYEFPESMPRDTVALQGRWHVEGQHITPEGGPARLRLSWHGKQANLVASGQGELRWTFNGQSGSMQVPEVPNGLALVDEQEMVSGILEIEVPEGVQLYSFTFG; from the coding sequence ATGACCAGCCTGGTGCTGATAGGTCTGCTAGGGGGGCTGATTACGGCAATATCGCCGTGCATCCTCCCCGTGCTGCCGGTGATACTGGTATCCGGCGGGGTAACCGAGCCTGAGCGGGAGGAGCCAGCCAAGGCAGCCTCCGCGTCGGGCAGCGTCGGCAACGGTCTCGGTTTCAAGGACGCCACCGGCCTGATCAGCCTCTCCGGCTCCGGCCGCGACACGGTCACAACCAGCTCTGCCCCGGCAGGAAGGGTCCGCAGCTCGCGCCCCTACCTGGTGGTGTCCGGACTGGTCGTCTCCTTCACCTTCTTCACCCTGCTGGGCTCCACGATCCTCAGCCTGCTGCACCTGCCCCAGGACTTCATCCGCTGGGCCGGTATCGTGCTGCTGGCCCTGATCGGTGTAGCCATGATCTTCCCCGCGCTGATGCACGTGCTGGAGCGGCCCTTCGAGCGTTTCGGCCGTGTCGGGGGCGGCGGCCCCTCCAACGGCTTCCTGCTGGGCCTGGTGCTCGGCGCCGCCTACGTCCCCTGCGCCGGACCGGTCCTGGCCGCCGTCGCCGTAGCCGGGTCCACTGGCAAGATCGGCCTGGACACGGTGGTGCTCGCCGTCTCCTTCGGCCTGGGCACCGCTATCCCGCTGCTCGGCTTCGCCCTGGCCGGGCGTGAGGTGGCCTCTCGCGTGGCCGCCTTCCGCACCCGCCAGCGCGCTGTCCGCGTCACCGCCGGGGTACTCATGGTCGCCCTGGCCGGAGCCCTGGTGCTGGACCTGCCAGCCGCCCTGCAGCGGGCCCTGCCCGACTACACCAAGGAGGCTCAGGCGTCCACCGACCGCCTCCTGCACTCCTCCGCCGTCTGCCAGGACGGTGCTGAAGAGCTTGGCGAGTGCGGGGACCTGCCCGACATCGTGGAGCCCATCGCCTGGCTAAACACCCCCGACGGCACCCCCCTGCCCAACGCCAACCAGACCGGCAAGGTCACCCTGATCGACTTCTACGCCTACTCCTGCATCAACTGCCAGCGCTCCGTGCCCGGCATCCAGAAGCTCCACGAGACCTACAAGGACTCCGGCCTGCAGGTGATCGGCATCCACTCCCCGGAGTACGCCTTCGAGAAGGAGGTTGACAACGTCAAGGCTGGTTCCGACAAGCTCGGTATCACCTACCCTGTCGCCGTCGACTCCAACCTGACCACCTGGGAGAGCTTCGACAACCACTACTGGCCCGCCCACTACCTGGCCGACAGCAAGGGCCAGCTGCGCCAGCTGCACTTCGGTGAGGGCGGCGAGGCCACCCTGGAGAGGCTCATCCGCACGCTCCTGCGCGAGGCCGACCCCAGCACGAGTTTGCCCGAGCCGGTCTTCACCAGCGACGACCCCACCGTCCTAGGGGACCGCAGCCCCGAGACCTACCTGGGCTCTGACCGGGTGACCCGCGTGGCCGGAGCCCCGATCATCCCGGGCAGCCGCGACTACGAGTTCCCCGAGTCCATGCCGCGGGACACCGTCGCCCTGCAGGGCCGGTGGCACGTCGAGGGGCAGCACATCACCCCGGAGGGCGGCCCCGCCAGGCTGCGCCTGAGCTGGCACGGCAAGCAGGCCAACCTCGTGGCCTCCGGCCAGGGCGAGCTGCGCTGGACATTCAACGGCCAGTCCGGCTCCATGCAGGTGCCCGAGGTGCCCAACGGGCTCGCCCTGGTCGACGAGCAGGAGATGGTCTCCGGGATCCTGGAGATCGAGGTCCCCGAGGGTGTCCAGCTCTACTCCTTCACCTTCGGATGA
- a CDS encoding 1,4-dihydroxy-2-naphthoate polyprenyltransferase — MNSHSRPAGALPPTQPQASSWAEVVRLRTLPAAVAPVLLGAGAAAALGGFSLLRSLLAAGVALALQIGSNLANDYSDGIRGTDDDRTGPLRLTASGQVEPRLVKYAAFGCFGLAGLLGLTLLALSGQWWWLLLGAAAVAAAWFYTGGSHPYGYAGLGEVFVFLFFGLMATVGTTYVQVAAAPGWLWLAACGIGLSACSLLMVNNLRDIRTDPAHGKITLAVRLGEARARRAFMALVALPVPLALAALAWARATHDGGGHALGAAPWLFLVLVVLGVFAWRATRAVAAGAQGRALVPVLRDAGLFELVYGVVVGLALALLTAA, encoded by the coding sequence ATGAACAGCCATTCCCGTCCCGCAGGGGCCCTCCCTCCCACCCAGCCGCAGGCCAGCAGCTGGGCTGAGGTGGTGCGGCTGCGCACCCTGCCCGCAGCCGTGGCCCCGGTTCTTCTGGGAGCCGGGGCTGCAGCCGCCCTGGGAGGCTTCTCCCTGTTGCGCAGCCTCCTGGCAGCCGGGGTGGCCCTGGCCCTGCAGATCGGCTCGAACCTGGCTAACGACTACTCCGACGGCATCCGCGGCACCGACGACGACCGCACCGGGCCGCTGCGCCTGACCGCCTCCGGTCAGGTAGAGCCCAGGCTGGTCAAGTACGCTGCCTTCGGCTGCTTCGGCCTGGCCGGGCTGCTGGGGCTGACGCTGCTGGCCCTGTCCGGACAGTGGTGGTGGCTGCTGCTGGGGGCGGCGGCGGTGGCCGCGGCCTGGTTCTACACCGGAGGCAGCCACCCTTACGGCTACGCCGGGCTGGGGGAGGTCTTCGTCTTCCTGTTCTTCGGCCTCATGGCCACCGTGGGCACCACCTACGTGCAGGTGGCGGCGGCACCGGGTTGGCTGTGGCTGGCGGCCTGCGGCATCGGCCTGAGCGCCTGCTCCCTGCTCATGGTCAACAACCTGCGGGACATCCGTACCGACCCCGCCCACGGCAAGATCACCCTGGCGGTGCGCCTGGGGGAGGCGCGCGCCCGCCGGGCCTTCATGGCGCTGGTGGCCCTCCCGGTGCCCCTGGCCCTGGCGGCGCTGGCCTGGGCGCGGGCCACTCACGACGGTGGCGGTCACGCCCTGGGGGCGGCACCGTGGCTGTTCCTGGTGCTGGTGGTGCTGGGCGTCTTCGCCTGGCGGGCCACCCGCGCTGTAGCTGCTGGTGCCCAGGGCCGGGCGCTGGTCCCCGTGCTGCGTGACGCCGGCCTGTTCGAGCTGGTCTACGGTGTCGTCGTGGGGCTGGCGCTCGCGCTGCTGACCGCTGCCTGA